CCAGCCTATGgcctggcttgggctgggtggAGGATTTTTAGGGGGTGCCGGTCCATTCTTTGTGCTTTGTGCCGACCTACCCCTTGGGGTGGACATGCTCTAAAGGGTTCATTTTTGCAATGTCCCTAAACTCGGTTTCAATCTCACTTTTATCTTGAAACTcaaattttgctatttttaaACCCTCTAAAACTCAATTTTTGTTTACCActttgagaaaaagaaaaaaagaaatcaaacacTTAAATTACCGTTATGTAAATGGGCATCCGGTCCTCGTCGTTGACTGACCTACGAGGGAGCAGAATAACTCAGAGGGATGTACGTTCCAACAAGAATCGCAGCCAGACTTCCCCTACTCGCCTCTCCTTCGCTTCCCTCCTCCTCTCCTCTCCGCCTCCGCAGCTTCTCCTCTTTATTCTCTCACCACCGTCAGTCAGTcagtctgtctctctctctctgtcttgcGCACACACACATTGAGTAAGAAAACAAGCATATCAAACTTagctatttcttcttctttttttttctccaggCGTGCGCAAATTGGGTAATTTAACGCCAACAGTGCACATCATTAGATTGAAACGCTGCACTGCGAAGAAGATGGCTTGGAGTTTGGAGAAGAGCGACGCGGGGGTTGAAACCCACTTGGGGGTGGTCCGTCCAGCCACTGAAGCTCACGCTGAAGAGGCCGTCGGAGCTCTCAGAGCCGGAGAAGTCATTGCCGTCCCCACCGATACGCTGTACGGCTTCGCTTGTGATGCTTGGTATGGAAATCAACCCTATGCACTCCACCTGTTTGTTTAAATGCTTCAGTGTCTAAAACCCTGTTTTTGGATATCGGTATAGTGCTCTATTTTTTTGTTATGATGATTTATAAGAAAGCGCGTACTTTTAATTTGTGTAATTTTGTAACCCATCCCTGAAATGGTGGAGAATAATTGCAGCTCTTTGGAAGCAGTGAACCGAATATATGAGATTAAAGGACGTAAGCATACAAGTCCTCTTGCAATTTGTGTTGGGGATGTTCTGGACATTGAGCGGTTTGCTGTCACAGACCATTTGCCCCATGGCTTGCTTGAGGCTCTCCTTCCAGGACCCGTTACTCTTGTACTAAGCCGAGGTATAGCAACAGAACAGAAATTTCTGAgttcaagaaagaaaaaaaagtttaagattttttttctgaTAGACACCACCATTTGATTGATGCTTGATATCAATAGGGTTGATTTCGTTTCTTCTTTGTCACTTTCACATTCAGTGTTAAATAAGAAAAGCTAGTTTGGGTATTTTGCAGGGGAGTCAAGTATTCTTGAGAAGTCTTTAAACCCAGGATTGGAGAGTATAGGAGTCCGAGTACCTGACTGTAACTTCATCAGGGACATTGCACGCAAATTGGGGAGTGCATTGGCCCTTACAAGTGCAAACCTAAGTGGGCAGCCAAGTAGTGTTTCCATCAAAGATTTTGAGAACCTCTGGGAACACTGTGCCTACGTTTACAATGGTGGTGTGCTTCCTTCAGGCCGTGCAGGCTCAACAGTTGTGGACCTCACCAGACTCGACAGGTACAAGATTCTTCGACCCGGAAGGTAAGAATCCCCTTGACTACACTACCTTTTCTGTGATGTAAATGGCTgggaaaatgaaaatatatgACATTATTGTTGTGGTTTGTTATTTAAATCTAGAAGTCCTTAAGGAAATAATAGTTAGCATCTCATTAGAGATGAAGTACAGCTGAAGTATAACATATGGTGTATTTTGTCTCATCAATGCATTCTATTTATGGGAAATTTATGAAGTTTGTTTAGTACTCACTAGTCACTACACACTCAAAGATGGcagtaataaactaataattggTCTAATGATGCCTTTTCTGCCGTTGAATTT
This window of the Malus domestica chromosome 03, GDT2T_hap1 genome carries:
- the LOC103422853 gene encoding uncharacterized protein isoform X1, translating into MGIRSSSLTDLRGSRITQRDVRSNKNRSQTSPTRLSFASLLLSSPPPQLLLFILSPPSVSVRKLGNLTPTVHIIRLKRCTAKKMAWSLEKSDAGVETHLGVVRPATEAHAEEAVGALRAGEVIAVPTDTLYGFACDACSLEAVNRIYEIKGRKHTSPLAICVGDVLDIERFAVTDHLPHGLLEALLPGPVTLVLSRGESSILEKSLNPGLESIGVRVPDCNFIRDIARKLGSALALTSANLSGQPSSVSIKDFENLWEHCAYVYNGGVLPSGRAGSTVVDLTRLDRYKILRPGSARDETVAILGRFSLEEEGTAT
- the LOC103422853 gene encoding uncharacterized protein isoform X2; its protein translation is MGIRSSSLTDLRGSRITQRDVRSNKNRSQTSPTRLSFASLLFILSPPSVSVRKLGNLTPTVHIIRLKRCTAKKMAWSLEKSDAGVETHLGVVRPATEAHAEEAVGALRAGEVIAVPTDTLYGFACDACSLEAVNRIYEIKGRKHTSPLAICVGDVLDIERFAVTDHLPHGLLEALLPGPVTLVLSRGESSILEKSLNPGLESIGVRVPDCNFIRDIARKLGSALALTSANLSGQPSSVSIKDFENLWEHCAYVYNGGVLPSGRAGSTVVDLTRLDRYKILRPGSARDETVAILGRFSLEEEGTAT
- the LOC103422853 gene encoding uncharacterized protein isoform X4, translating into MYVPTRIAARLPLLASPSLPSSSPLRLRSFSSLFSHHRVRKLGNLTPTVHIIRLKRCTAKKMAWSLEKSDAGVETHLGVVRPATEAHAEEAVGALRAGEVIAVPTDTLYGFACDACSLEAVNRIYEIKGRKHTSPLAICVGDVLDIERFAVTDHLPHGLLEALLPGPVTLVLSRGESSILEKSLNPGLESIGVRVPDCNFIRDIARKLGSALALTSANLSGQPSSVSIKDFENLWEHCAYVYNGGVLPSGRAGSTVVDLTRLDRYKILRPGSARDETVAILGRFSLEEEGTAT
- the LOC103422853 gene encoding uncharacterized protein isoform X6 gives rise to the protein MYVPTRIAARLPLLASPSLPSSLFSHHRVRKLGNLTPTVHIIRLKRCTAKKMAWSLEKSDAGVETHLGVVRPATEAHAEEAVGALRAGEVIAVPTDTLYGFACDACSLEAVNRIYEIKGRKHTSPLAICVGDVLDIERFAVTDHLPHGLLEALLPGPVTLVLSRGESSILEKSLNPGLESIGVRVPDCNFIRDIARKLGSALALTSANLSGQPSSVSIKDFENLWEHCAYVYNGGVLPSGRAGSTVVDLTRLDRYKILRPGSARDETVAILGRFSLEEEGTAT
- the LOC103422853 gene encoding uncharacterized protein isoform X3, which produces MYVPTRIAARLPLLASPSLPSSSPLRLRSFSSLFSHHRQSVSVRKLGNLTPTVHIIRLKRCTAKKMAWSLEKSDAGVETHLGVVRPATEAHAEEAVGALRAGEVIAVPTDTLYGFACDACSLEAVNRIYEIKGRKHTSPLAICVGDVLDIERFAVTDHLPHGLLEALLPGPVTLVLSRGESSILEKSLNPGLESIGVRVPDCNFIRDIARKLGSALALTSANLSGQPSSVSIKDFENLWEHCAYVYNGGVLPSGRAGSTVVDLTRLDRYKILRPGSARDETVAILGRFSLEEEGTAT
- the LOC103422853 gene encoding uncharacterized protein isoform X5: MYVPTRIAARLPLLASPSLPSSLFSHHRQSVSVRKLGNLTPTVHIIRLKRCTAKKMAWSLEKSDAGVETHLGVVRPATEAHAEEAVGALRAGEVIAVPTDTLYGFACDACSLEAVNRIYEIKGRKHTSPLAICVGDVLDIERFAVTDHLPHGLLEALLPGPVTLVLSRGESSILEKSLNPGLESIGVRVPDCNFIRDIARKLGSALALTSANLSGQPSSVSIKDFENLWEHCAYVYNGGVLPSGRAGSTVVDLTRLDRYKILRPGSARDETVAILGRFSLEEEGTAT
- the LOC103422853 gene encoding uncharacterized protein isoform X7, with amino-acid sequence MAWSLEKSDAGVETHLGVVRPATEAHAEEAVGALRAGEVIAVPTDTLYGFACDACSLEAVNRIYEIKGRKHTSPLAICVGDVLDIERFAVTDHLPHGLLEALLPGPVTLVLSRGESSILEKSLNPGLESIGVRVPDCNFIRDIARKLGSALALTSANLSGQPSSVSIKDFENLWEHCAYVYNGGVLPSGRAGSTVVDLTRLDRYKILRPGSARDETVAILGRFSLEEEGTAT